GATGGTGTCACTGCTGCTGGCAAACGCGAAGAGTTTTGCGTTCGTATTTGCTATCGCTTACGGTTTCAGTATTGTTATTGCGACAATTGGTCCTCCATTTATGACAGATGATTTATTCGGCAAAAAAGAGTTTGGAGCTATTTTCGGTGTTGTCCAAATATTCTTCGTAGCAACGAGTTCACTTGGTGTTATCGTTTCCGGTCTTATCTATGATCTTACACAAAGTTACAAAGTAGCATGGTTCATATTTTTAGGTTTATTTATACTAAGTATGTTTTGTATCTTAATAGCAAATGGTATGAAAAAGAAAAAGCACTTAACTGTTGAAGAAATGGCTATAGAAGAAAGTATGGAAGGTATTTGATTACGGTTAACTTTAATGAAGAGAGATTTCTCCATTTAAAATAAGTAGTCAATTTACTTAATTTGTTCCAAGGGGGGACTCTCTTTTTATTGTGCATGTATTTCTTACAGAGGAGCAACTTTGAGCTTTCTAAAAAATAAATATCGAACTATTTTTATACAAACATTTATTAAAGTTCGTCTTTCAAACTAAAAAATGCGCTTTGTTCAGCGGCTGGACAGATGGGGTGTGCACTAAAATACGAACATTTAAAAGAATTGCCTCATTTAGGTATGTAGAAAAGACAGAAAATTGTAGCCTACTCGTAATAGACTTCGGTAGAAAAAATTGCTGGAATTAATGCAAGAAGCGGTGGTAGCCGAGTAATAACAAGTTCGGGAATAGGAAAACCGGCAAAAAAAGATTGCCGGCAAGAGATGATGATTATTTTGAATTGTTTTCGTTTGCAAAACGACCAGAAGCAAATTTTTTATTTGCTTCTGCTTGTTGGATTTGTTGTTTAATTTGATTTATGTCCATTTCATTTCCAAATTCTACATCCATTGCATTCGCTGAACCAGAAGCTTGTAATTTGTTCGCTTCTGCTTGTTGAATTTGCTGCTTTACTTGATTAACATCAGTTTTATTTTGATTGTTCATTAAAAATCACCTCCTGACATTAGTTTGTACAGAAGGTGATAATCTATCCTTTATTTTTTAGTTACTTACATTTTGGTGAGTATTTGTTTTTTTGGCTCTTATAATTAAAAACGAAGGTCGCCGAAATTCTCTGTTTAAATTTTGTAAATTACTTACTGCATCTTTAGTTGGTATTGGCTCCACCATTTTTTCGATTTGTAAGCCATGTTCAATAAGTGTATTTACAATAGTTGATAGTGTACGGTGATATTTCACAACATTGTCAACTAACCAATTTTGCGTACGTAAGCCTTCCAATTGATAATTATCTATTGCAAAATAGAGTAAGTTTCCTTCTGCAGTGGTTATCCAATTGTCTTTTTCCATATTAGCACTTACAATCGGATGCTCTATTGAAAATAACAACACTCCACCTTCACATAACGTGGTACTAATCTTTTTTATAAGTAACTGAAAGTCTGCAATATAGTGAAAAGCTAAAGAACTTCCTATAAAATCAATGGTTTCCGCAGGCACTGTCATCTCTTCAAATGCAACCTGTTCAAAAAATAGATTGTCATGAACATGATGCTTTTTTGCATGCGCAATCATGTTGGAAGAAATATCAATTCCTGTAACGTATTTTGCACCGAGCTCAAGACAATAAGCTGCAAAATCTCCTACACCACATCCGATATCTAATACGATTTTATTTTTAAGTGGCGGTAGTAATGCCAAAAAATTGGGTTGTTCCAATAAATTGTTATAATTATGCTCTCGTGCTCGTATTTCTTGATATTTTCTAAAGAACGTTTTGTTATCATATATATTCTGTTTCATTTTACCCTTCTATTCATCACAACGTTATGAAGTATTTGCGCAACCTCATTATCACACGCACTATCTAAAATAAATAGACTTATATTTCATTTTTTGTTAGGATGTAGATAGAGGCATGTCTTCTTTACTAAATCTATAAAAACATATGGAAAGGCAGAAATCCACATCGATTTCTGCCTTTTATTATTCCCTTATCCAATGGATAGTTGTTGCAATGACCTTCTATATTCGTCAAATTGGATTGTTTAATCACTATAAATTTGGACGTTTTTATTCCATCCAAACGTTGATAAGATTACATAATACTACAAGTAGGAGGGATATCAATGGTTGAGGTACGTTACAAAGTAAGAGAAGTATTAGATCAAAACAAAATTGATATATTTTTGAAGCAAGCTCGAATTGGGTATCTGGGAATGGCTGACGGTCATTTGCCTTATGTTGTTCCACTTAATTTTGTTTGGACAAATGGGCTGCTGTATTTCCACGGAGCTACTGGCGGAAGACGCAATCAAGTTATGGATGAAAATCAGGAAGTCTGCTTTACAGTATGTGAAGAATATGGAACGATTACTGATCCAGTGCCCGCAAAGACGGACACTGCGTATATGAGTGTTATCGTTTTTGGGAAGGCTCAACACATCACAGATTTGGATGAAGCTACACATATGTTGCAAGAGATGCTAAATAAATATGTGCCTGGTTATTATAATCGTCCTTTATCTGAGCAACATGTGGACAAATATCGATCAGCCGTTTTCGGTGGTCCAGTTCAAGTTTATCGGATTGATCCACAACAAATGACCGCGAAAGAAAATCCAATTGAAGTAGGGAAAATGTTTAAAAGTTAAAAACATGTTTCGTACACTATATTAAATAATCCATTTAAACGCCACTTCCTATATCCCATAGGTAAGTGGTCTTTTTGATTTAACGAAAACGAGCCGTGCTATTCATGAAATACAATCATAAGAAGTAGTGAATGATCAACATTTATGGACTGGTGAAAATGGTGTTTTTGGATGTTTTATTACAGTCCGTTATTCGTTATGCTAAGAGCGTTCATTTTAATAAAACTAACAAAAGGGGGCAGAGCAATGAAGTAT
This genomic interval from Lysinibacillus sphaericus contains the following:
- a CDS encoding gamma-type small acid-soluble spore protein, which encodes MNNQNKTDVNQVKQQIQQAEANKLQASGSANAMDVEFGNEMDINQIKQQIQQAEANKKFASGRFANENNSK
- a CDS encoding class I SAM-dependent methyltransferase; this encodes MKQNIYDNKTFFRKYQEIRAREHNYNNLLEQPNFLALLPPLKNKIVLDIGCGVGDFAAYCLELGAKYVTGIDISSNMIAHAKKHHVHDNLFFEQVAFEEMTVPAETIDFIGSSLAFHYIADFQLLIKKISTTLCEGGVLLFSIEHPIVSANMEKDNWITTAEGNLLYFAIDNYQLEGLRTQNWLVDNVVKYHRTLSTIVNTLIEHGLQIEKMVEPIPTKDAVSNLQNLNREFRRPSFLIIRAKKTNTHQNVSN
- a CDS encoding pyridoxamine 5'-phosphate oxidase family protein, yielding MVEVRYKVREVLDQNKIDIFLKQARIGYLGMADGHLPYVVPLNFVWTNGLLYFHGATGGRRNQVMDENQEVCFTVCEEYGTITDPVPAKTDTAYMSVIVFGKAQHITDLDEATHMLQEMLNKYVPGYYNRPLSEQHVDKYRSAVFGGPVQVYRIDPQQMTAKENPIEVGKMFKS